From one Rhodopirellula islandica genomic stretch:
- a CDS encoding C1 family peptidase has translation MNLPFWPDSMRLCFLTALVGVALTAICQSKVAAQSADNPGVILMPKQIYEQIPTRTNLSPSTAASVPSAAIPGTATLNGVPVPASDRTAEPETHLAPPMSAAYSMAPGIDQNWGLTDSVVLPQQVDLRDHLPTPGKQAQNDCVAWAVAYSTYSCQISQERRRKPTFAGDHFSPEYVYDQISSNGEGLTVQRAIDFLKLNGCASRANLDQTNRQATPQAAVEANTFRLLENTRARNLDEIKLYLHEGYPVILVVRMETEFRSDENDGSPYLWSSDSSSEVNHHAVTAVGYDDQKRSLRLMNSWGTQWKDQGFCWASYDNFDSIDVSQWCAEAHVLRIKEHAPYEAWMVKVDSAAPVNPFAPPPPPIRRHFLLKNDRKVYENGQVISPSSWKVDDLVCNNKNLFLLARDQTVYQLEDTGVGASWSHLSRAPLAGKKVCMMAAADSQPLHALTEDQNLYQFQAASATWSLVSLSPNASKPIDLRTVNQKLRVITNKGTVYQRNTNGQWEERTRLAP, from the coding sequence CTTTGACTGCCATTTGCCAGAGCAAGGTGGCTGCTCAGTCCGCCGACAACCCCGGCGTCATTTTGATGCCGAAACAAATCTACGAACAGATTCCGACACGAACGAACCTTTCGCCATCCACCGCTGCGTCGGTTCCAAGTGCGGCGATTCCGGGCACCGCCACTCTGAATGGGGTTCCCGTTCCGGCAAGCGATCGAACTGCCGAGCCTGAGACTCATCTCGCCCCGCCGATGAGTGCCGCGTACAGCATGGCCCCGGGAATTGATCAGAATTGGGGCCTGACAGACTCGGTCGTCCTGCCACAGCAAGTCGACCTGCGAGACCATTTGCCGACCCCCGGAAAACAAGCCCAAAACGATTGCGTCGCTTGGGCGGTTGCCTACTCGACCTACTCATGCCAAATCAGCCAAGAACGTCGACGCAAACCGACCTTCGCTGGCGACCACTTCAGTCCCGAATATGTCTACGATCAGATTTCCAGCAATGGAGAAGGGTTGACCGTTCAACGAGCGATCGATTTTTTGAAACTCAATGGGTGTGCATCACGAGCAAACCTGGATCAAACGAACCGACAAGCCACACCACAAGCAGCGGTCGAGGCGAACACCTTCCGACTGCTCGAAAACACACGTGCTCGCAACCTGGATGAGATCAAGCTGTACTTGCACGAAGGGTACCCCGTCATCCTGGTTGTTCGCATGGAAACGGAGTTCCGCTCCGACGAAAACGACGGCTCCCCCTACCTCTGGAGCAGCGATTCATCCTCCGAGGTGAACCATCATGCCGTCACCGCGGTTGGCTACGACGACCAAAAACGATCCCTTCGATTGATGAATTCATGGGGAACGCAATGGAAGGACCAAGGATTCTGCTGGGCGTCGTACGACAACTTTGATTCGATCGACGTCAGCCAGTGGTGTGCCGAAGCTCATGTGTTGCGAATCAAAGAACACGCCCCCTACGAAGCATGGATGGTCAAAGTCGATTCAGCGGCCCCGGTGAATCCATTCGCCCCACCGCCGCCTCCTATCCGGAGGCACTTCCTGTTGAAGAATGACCGAAAAGTCTACGAGAACGGACAAGTCATCTCGCCATCCTCGTGGAAAGTGGATGACCTGGTTTGCAACAACAAAAACCTGTTTCTGCTGGCGCGCGATCAAACCGTTTACCAACTGGAGGACACCGGCGTAGGCGCCAGCTGGTCGCATCTCAGTCGCGCCCCGCTGGCGGGAAAAAAGGTTTGCATGATGGCAGCAGCGGACTCTCAACCACTTCACGCCCTCACCGAAGACCAAAACCTCTACCAGTTCCAAGCAGCTTCGGCGACTTGGTCCCTCGTTTCCCTCTCCCCCAATGCCAGCAAGCCGATCGACCTGCGGACAGTCAACCAAAAGCTCCGAGTGATCACGAACAAGGGAACGGTTTACCAACGAAATACGAACGGCCAATGGGAAGAACGGACACGGCTTGCCCCTTGA
- a CDS encoding bifunctional serine/threonine-protein kinase/formylglycine-generating enzyme family protein — translation MASDSDLPGETPSSKTQPGYINRLSETSQVDATIASGRAVPSIETPDWIGRYRVIRRIGSGGFGSVFQAKDESLNRDVAIKIPLRSLQDVSDEFQWTSEARMVAKLDHPNIVPVYDVGHSDQFPFFVVSRFIEGVDLRERLLASKPSLDEGLGWIRSIAEALHHAHSNGLVHRDVKPSNLLIDTQDRAWLTDFGLAMSDDAPRPSRAGLLIGTYSYMSPEQARGEGHLVDGRADIFALGIVLYELLVGRRPFSGGSSQQLLQDIVRAEPKPLRQFDPNLPMELERICLKALAQRVSDRYPTAAAMAADLGSYQTEESTVDYSGDLSATFVPAANALSSPGELANLLRPDAEPRVIPKGLRAFDQHDRSFFLQLVPGARDAHGIPEVLRQLKIRIDARDIDEAFRVALIYGPSGSGKSSLMQAGLVPLLDASVEVVSLEANATHTESCLLAALQKLDSNIAAESTLIGAMASIRKNGVGGGKKVLVIVDQFEQWLHIHSRMQDEVLVDAIRQCDGKNLQCLLLIRDDFWMPATQFFHELDLRLVQDVNCIAVDRFDRRHAHYVLTQFGRAYGCLPEDLGQITAEQTKFISRIIEAVQENGRVISIHLAVLAQMLKSRTWDLKTLAEFGGAEGVDIVYLQSTFEDSNASPHHRRLRDPAKAVLAELLPERGTKIKGQMKDLDRLQEVAGLDDATFGELIEALDGELRLITPTAALIGVESDVSQRSYQLTHDFLVEPIRDWLTQSDRQTARGRARLRLNELTEYWKPKRENRFLPSGLEYLRFLALTASAQRTEDQAKLMAASTRFHGTRWAIAAVLLVLAGLAVATVNQNIANHLAKQETESMVSRLLAADVAMVPQVIETMQSIREEAEPRLQFVVADSTKSPREVLAARLALVDQDPSQIEPLVDAIPQSSHDTLGVIAERLALQSELATQMLWSRFRSDTLDEDRRLRFGWVLAQLDPANPDWKHHASHLVQAIVNQNPTRVGELTPGFTRIAEHILEPAVEYFAPTSEANQFDLGSDVRLNAAFLISHCLTPADPLLKDLLIAAEKDQFELLLSVAKTDPRSISQFLNEELGERALPTWTDTEDLERFPEISVELKNEIRGMQGLVGEAFAMVQCCPLDDFESLARSMQPFGFRPECVRVYAKGLDSCVAAVFERDGLDWRFTGDVDRESVDEIQQAMRDDGFYPCDVTAVPDDVVDAESDPMQMLQKYGVLWTERPHGVIDSRIYLGLSDSEHQSKGWEPLLHGGFVPKSNLKRRHPSGSDRYSSVRHRLVSPPMTEDAWNESPYSFQTRVTLGKYQTDIRMNPPGEFDEDTVSYSAIWWNGGAYESKTLERLPAEDHWRASKGLAAEGYRLASLSLVEDDESVAASVWIRPVVTDEQKDHVASRQANAIIALTRLGSAEHLWESLKDAPDPRLRSFLMDRLASLSVPSSILLEQLRVEDNESRRFALLASLARYRPEQLPADDLRELETLVSDWGTNHPQASIHSICRYLANRWKWEEVVEKIDQSDRPSSSADHVSEAVSVSGSEELAPVWDRNGQGQTMVTIQGPVDFVMGSPGHESFRDHSLEIPIRTQIPRTFAICDAEVTLEQFQRFDPDATYATQYALQPDCPMTSVGWFDAIKYCRWLSEQEGIPKSQMCYPSIQEIEQSYQLPEGIKRPKDFLERTGYRLPTEAEWEYACRGRTHTPRSYGNSPELLPQYAWTTEGAAQGSRILFRPVRQLVPNPFGLFDTLGNVMEWCETHEVSRRENKTMLVDTTNGLIDNQSTFRAARGSAVFYIPTTMRSAKREQEKLYTHHPYLGFRVARTLQVVEEPNAE, via the coding sequence TTGGCTTCCGATTCGGACCTTCCGGGGGAAACTCCGTCGAGTAAAACTCAGCCGGGCTACATCAATCGCCTGTCCGAGACATCGCAAGTGGATGCGACCATCGCGTCTGGACGGGCGGTTCCAAGCATCGAAACCCCGGACTGGATTGGACGCTATCGCGTCATCCGTCGGATCGGGAGCGGAGGCTTTGGTTCGGTGTTTCAAGCCAAAGACGAGTCACTCAACCGTGACGTCGCGATCAAGATTCCACTTCGGTCGCTGCAAGATGTCAGCGATGAATTTCAGTGGACGTCGGAAGCCCGGATGGTCGCCAAACTGGACCATCCCAACATCGTTCCTGTTTATGACGTGGGCCACTCGGACCAGTTTCCCTTCTTCGTCGTCTCGCGATTCATTGAGGGCGTGGATCTTCGCGAACGTTTGCTGGCGTCCAAACCTTCCCTGGACGAAGGGCTGGGGTGGATTCGCTCGATCGCCGAAGCACTGCATCACGCGCACTCCAACGGCTTGGTTCACCGAGACGTCAAACCAAGCAATCTTCTGATCGACACCCAAGACCGAGCTTGGTTGACTGATTTTGGATTGGCGATGAGTGACGATGCTCCTCGTCCGAGCCGGGCGGGATTGCTGATCGGAACCTATTCCTACATGAGCCCCGAACAAGCTCGTGGTGAGGGCCACTTGGTCGACGGTCGAGCAGATATTTTTGCCTTGGGGATCGTGTTGTACGAGCTCTTGGTGGGACGGCGTCCCTTCAGCGGTGGCTCCAGCCAACAGTTGCTGCAAGACATTGTGCGGGCCGAACCGAAGCCGCTGCGGCAATTTGATCCGAATTTGCCGATGGAGCTGGAACGCATCTGTTTGAAGGCGTTGGCCCAGCGAGTTTCGGATCGCTACCCCACTGCCGCTGCCATGGCAGCGGACCTTGGTTCTTACCAAACCGAAGAGTCCACGGTCGATTACAGCGGGGATTTATCGGCAACCTTTGTTCCCGCTGCCAATGCGTTGTCTTCGCCGGGCGAGTTGGCAAACTTGCTTCGCCCCGACGCCGAGCCACGTGTGATTCCGAAAGGATTGCGGGCCTTTGACCAGCATGATCGCAGTTTCTTTTTGCAGTTGGTCCCGGGGGCACGAGACGCTCACGGGATTCCTGAAGTGCTGCGTCAGCTGAAGATCCGGATTGACGCTCGAGACATCGACGAGGCTTTTCGTGTGGCGCTGATTTACGGGCCTTCGGGTTCCGGGAAGTCATCGTTGATGCAGGCGGGCTTGGTGCCGTTGTTGGATGCGTCCGTGGAAGTCGTTTCGTTGGAAGCGAACGCGACGCACACGGAATCCTGCCTGTTGGCGGCACTGCAAAAACTGGACTCGAACATTGCTGCGGAGTCCACGCTGATCGGCGCGATGGCATCGATTCGAAAAAATGGTGTTGGTGGGGGGAAAAAGGTCCTGGTCATTGTGGACCAATTTGAGCAATGGCTGCACATTCACTCGAGGATGCAAGACGAAGTCTTGGTTGACGCGATTCGCCAGTGCGACGGCAAGAACCTGCAATGCTTGTTGTTGATTCGGGACGACTTCTGGATGCCTGCGACTCAGTTCTTTCACGAGCTGGATTTGCGATTGGTTCAAGACGTGAACTGCATCGCGGTGGACCGCTTTGATCGCAGGCACGCTCACTATGTTCTGACGCAGTTCGGTCGGGCCTATGGATGCTTGCCGGAAGACCTGGGGCAGATCACGGCTGAACAGACCAAGTTCATCTCGCGGATCATCGAGGCTGTTCAAGAAAACGGCAGAGTGATCTCGATTCATTTGGCTGTGTTGGCGCAAATGTTGAAGAGTCGCACGTGGGATCTGAAGACGCTGGCCGAGTTTGGTGGCGCCGAAGGGGTCGACATCGTTTACCTCCAGTCAACCTTTGAAGACTCCAATGCTTCGCCGCACCACCGAAGGCTGCGCGACCCTGCCAAAGCCGTGTTGGCCGAGTTGCTGCCCGAGCGAGGGACCAAAATCAAAGGGCAGATGAAAGACCTGGATCGTCTGCAAGAAGTGGCCGGTCTGGATGACGCGACCTTCGGGGAACTGATTGAGGCGCTCGATGGAGAACTTCGCTTGATCACGCCCACCGCAGCATTAATTGGTGTGGAATCCGATGTGTCCCAACGCAGCTATCAGTTGACGCACGACTTTTTGGTGGAGCCCATTCGGGATTGGTTGACTCAAAGTGATCGCCAGACTGCTCGTGGGCGAGCCCGACTGCGTTTGAATGAGTTGACGGAGTATTGGAAACCGAAACGCGAAAATCGGTTTTTGCCAAGTGGTTTGGAATACCTCCGTTTTCTCGCTTTGACCGCATCGGCACAACGCACGGAAGATCAGGCCAAGCTGATGGCCGCCTCAACTCGTTTTCACGGAACACGTTGGGCCATCGCTGCAGTTCTGCTGGTTCTCGCGGGCCTCGCTGTCGCCACCGTCAACCAGAACATTGCCAATCATCTGGCCAAGCAAGAAACGGAGTCGATGGTTTCTCGGTTGCTCGCCGCCGATGTGGCAATGGTGCCTCAGGTGATCGAAACCATGCAGTCAATTCGAGAGGAGGCGGAACCTCGATTGCAATTTGTGGTGGCGGATTCAACCAAGTCGCCTCGAGAGGTCCTGGCGGCCAGGTTGGCTTTGGTGGATCAGGATCCCAGTCAGATTGAACCTCTGGTTGATGCCATTCCGCAATCGAGTCATGACACCCTGGGCGTGATCGCGGAACGTCTCGCCCTGCAATCGGAACTTGCAACGCAAATGCTTTGGTCCCGGTTTAGATCCGACACTCTGGATGAAGACCGGCGACTTCGGTTTGGTTGGGTGCTCGCACAACTTGATCCAGCGAATCCTGATTGGAAACATCATGCTTCCCATCTAGTGCAAGCCATCGTGAACCAGAATCCAACACGAGTCGGTGAGTTGACACCGGGCTTCACACGGATCGCCGAACACATCCTTGAACCCGCTGTTGAGTACTTCGCACCCACATCAGAAGCGAATCAATTTGATTTAGGCAGCGACGTGCGATTGAACGCTGCGTTTCTGATCTCGCATTGTCTGACGCCTGCCGACCCTCTCCTGAAGGACTTGTTGATCGCGGCGGAGAAGGACCAGTTTGAGTTGCTGCTATCGGTTGCGAAAACGGATCCCCGGTCGATCTCGCAATTCCTCAACGAAGAATTGGGTGAGCGAGCGCTGCCCACTTGGACGGACACCGAAGACCTCGAGCGGTTTCCGGAAATCAGCGTTGAGTTGAAAAACGAAATCAGAGGAATGCAAGGTTTGGTCGGAGAGGCGTTCGCAATGGTTCAGTGTTGTCCCTTGGACGACTTTGAATCGCTTGCACGATCGATGCAGCCGTTTGGGTTCCGTCCCGAGTGTGTTCGCGTCTATGCGAAAGGCTTGGATTCGTGTGTCGCGGCTGTTTTCGAAAGGGACGGGCTGGATTGGCGGTTCACAGGTGACGTTGATCGCGAATCCGTGGACGAGATTCAACAAGCGATGCGCGACGATGGGTTTTATCCCTGTGACGTGACGGCGGTTCCGGACGATGTTGTTGATGCGGAATCGGATCCGATGCAAATGTTGCAGAAATACGGCGTGCTCTGGACGGAACGACCTCATGGTGTCATTGATTCCAGGATTTACCTGGGACTATCCGATTCGGAGCATCAATCGAAAGGCTGGGAGCCGCTTCTTCACGGCGGGTTCGTTCCCAAATCGAATTTAAAACGCCGCCATCCCAGTGGGAGCGATCGCTACAGTTCGGTGCGTCATCGGTTGGTTTCACCTCCGATGACGGAGGACGCTTGGAACGAGAGCCCCTACAGCTTTCAGACGCGGGTGACGTTGGGGAAATATCAAACGGACATCCGTATGAACCCTCCAGGCGAGTTCGACGAAGACACGGTGAGCTATTCCGCGATTTGGTGGAACGGTGGCGCGTACGAATCAAAAACATTGGAACGGCTTCCCGCCGAGGACCATTGGCGAGCGTCAAAGGGATTGGCCGCGGAAGGCTATCGCTTGGCCAGTCTGTCTCTGGTGGAAGACGACGAAAGCGTTGCGGCATCGGTTTGGATCCGTCCCGTTGTGACGGATGAACAAAAGGACCATGTTGCGAGTCGGCAAGCGAATGCCATCATCGCATTGACCCGTCTGGGATCTGCGGAGCACCTCTGGGAATCCTTGAAAGACGCCCCTGACCCTCGTTTGCGATCGTTTCTGATGGATCGGCTGGCGTCGCTCAGTGTCCCCTCCTCCATTTTGCTGGAGCAGTTGCGGGTGGAGGACAATGAATCTCGTCGGTTCGCATTGCTCGCTTCGCTGGCGCGATATCGTCCTGAGCAGTTGCCCGCGGATGATCTTCGGGAGCTAGAAACACTGGTGAGCGATTGGGGGACGAACCATCCTCAGGCTTCCATTCATTCGATCTGTCGGTATTTGGCGAATCGTTGGAAGTGGGAAGAGGTCGTGGAGAAGATTGATCAATCCGATCGCCCTTCATCGTCGGCTGACCATGTGTCGGAAGCGGTTTCCGTTTCAGGCTCGGAAGAATTGGCTCCCGTTTGGGACCGAAACGGGCAAGGGCAAACGATGGTGACCATTCAGGGACCAGTGGATTTTGTGATGGGATCTCCCGGCCATGAGTCTTTTCGCGATCACTCGTTGGAGATTCCCATTCGCACCCAGATCCCTCGGACATTCGCGATTTGTGACGCGGAGGTGACCTTGGAGCAATTCCAGCGTTTTGATCCCGATGCGACTTACGCGACCCAGTACGCACTTCAACCCGACTGTCCGATGACTTCCGTTGGATGGTTCGATGCGATCAAGTACTGCCGTTGGCTGAGTGAACAGGAAGGCATTCCTAAATCGCAAATGTGTTACCCGTCAATCCAAGAAATTGAACAGTCCTACCAGTTGCCCGAAGGGATCAAGCGTCCCAAGGACTTTCTGGAACGCACGGGTTACCGACTGCCAACGGAAGCAGAATGGGAATATGCCTGCCGCGGACGAACCCACACGCCTCGTTCCTATGGGAATTCGCCCGAGTTGCTGCCTCAATACGCCTGGACAACGGAAGGGGCTGCCCAGGGCTCGAGAATCCTGTTTCGACCGGTCAGGCAGTTGGTGCCCAACCCGTTCGGTTTGTTTGACACTCTCGGGAACGTGATGGAGTGGTGCGAAACTCATGAAGTCTCACGCCGCGAAAACAAAACGATGCTTGTCGACACGACCAATGGCTTGATCGACAACCAGTCGACTTTTCGAGCCGCACGAGGCAGCGCGGTGTTCTACATTCCGACCACCATGCGTTCGGCCAAACGAGAACAAGAAAAGCTTTACACGCACCACCCTTATCTTGGATTTCGCGTCGCACGCACGTTGCAGGTGGTGGAAGAACCCAATGCGGAATGA
- a CDS encoding 3-keto-disaccharide hydrolase: protein MTKLFTATTSKTSWSTTLALGLAVVFSNVLVVSADSPVKLPAESGMTSIFNGKDLAGWSGDERLWSVRDGVIHGETTEENKANGNTFLIWQDGSTKNFEVRLSFRCNADNNSGIQYRSKHITNKSARNEWVVRGYQHELRNEMKFPNIAGFIYDEGGRRGRICMVGEKAVWKDGKKQVLENFMDEAEFQKLFKLDDWNEVVIIGNGNHIQHFLNGKLILDFTDEQPELALLDGKLALQLHAGKSMWAEFKDIRFKSLD, encoded by the coding sequence ATGACAAAACTGTTCACTGCAACCACTTCGAAGACTTCTTGGTCAACGACGCTCGCCCTTGGTTTGGCCGTCGTCTTTTCAAACGTGCTTGTCGTTTCTGCTGATTCCCCCGTGAAGCTGCCTGCCGAGAGCGGCATGACCTCGATTTTCAATGGCAAGGACCTCGCAGGTTGGAGCGGTGATGAGCGATTGTGGTCCGTGCGTGATGGTGTCATTCATGGCGAAACCACCGAGGAAAACAAAGCCAATGGAAACACGTTCCTGATCTGGCAAGACGGAAGCACGAAGAACTTCGAAGTCCGGCTTTCGTTCCGTTGCAATGCGGACAACAACTCGGGCATTCAGTACCGGTCCAAGCACATCACCAACAAATCGGCTCGCAACGAGTGGGTCGTGCGTGGTTACCAGCACGAACTTCGCAACGAAATGAAGTTCCCCAACATCGCCGGTTTCATCTACGACGAAGGTGGCCGTCGTGGACGCATTTGCATGGTTGGTGAGAAAGCGGTCTGGAAGGACGGCAAGAAACAGGTCTTGGAAAACTTCATGGACGAAGCTGAGTTCCAAAAGTTGTTCAAGTTGGATGACTGGAACGAAGTCGTCATCATCGGGAATGGCAACCACATCCAGCACTTCTTGAATGGGAAATTGATTCTCGACTTCACGGATGAGCAACCTGAACTTGCGTTGTTGGATGGGAAGTTGGCTTTGCAACTCCACGCCGGCAAATCGATGTGGGCGGAATTCAAAGACATTCGATTCAAATCGTTGGATTGA
- a CDS encoding MaoC family dehydratase, with amino-acid sequence MSDSIPTHDAIIASENATRPEPVVITKGVPEPTDTLYCEDLQVGQQWLSPWRVISANDVRTFSHLTGDFDPLHGDESGVDSDFPKSPFGRPVAHGLLGLSILAGLSTEFPRAATLALVSVDNWSFDNPVFFDERVRVVTSVESTEAHGRRAAKITWHRQLVSDDGRTLQQGKFVTLVASNKRYRRQPR; translated from the coding sequence ATGTCCGATTCGATACCGACACATGACGCAATCATTGCGTCCGAAAACGCGACTCGTCCAGAACCTGTTGTCATCACCAAGGGTGTTCCAGAGCCTACCGACACGCTGTACTGCGAGGACCTGCAAGTTGGCCAGCAATGGTTGAGTCCATGGCGGGTCATCTCTGCAAACGATGTTCGTACCTTCTCCCATTTGACGGGCGACTTCGACCCGTTGCACGGCGATGAAAGTGGCGTCGACAGCGACTTTCCCAAGTCCCCGTTTGGTCGACCGGTCGCCCACGGCTTGCTGGGGCTGAGCATCTTGGCGGGGCTGTCGACCGAGTTCCCGCGAGCAGCCACCTTGGCGTTGGTGTCCGTGGACAACTGGAGTTTTGACAACCCGGTCTTCTTTGATGAACGAGTTCGCGTGGTCACGTCGGTGGAATCAACCGAGGCCCACGGTCGTCGCGCCGCGAAAATCACTTGGCATCGCCAGCTGGTCAGCGACGATGGCCGGACGTTGCAACAAGGCAAATTCGTTACATTGGTGGCTTCCAACAAACGCTATCGCCGCCAGCCTCGTTGA
- a CDS encoding GMC family oxidoreductase: protein MNSSQRTVSIADSIPTEVDRPDEFSNGMVILGGGLCGLLLAHELASLLGTRFGAAAPRIWVIESPGGEVPARDQQRPVRWLRLLGGEADYQFRTQPAEALAGRSIPWPRGRGLGGSGRINSMIWFPPTAADLRSLATSLVPKPQSNDNRLSGDSPTDAEQQLQRAFDRAQEIIRPEQTRWLSPTSEAFLKAVSGRVSGNFAAYDRLNRNGRRWTAVDAIADLCQSNAVAANRIRVVRAEVSSLEIKDRVVTGIRWSDGQTSRIANDAEVVSSLGAIASPTLLHRSGLTNPQIGENLHDHLIMPVVHSHDGQAFSDSTPDMTALAQWQHAGGGSIACNVAECGGLDETHCWQLHVTPTDYLRFPNDTRRPAMTIGVNLTRPLSRGRIDWTSDETLIDAGYWNDDRDRLGLLEGVRWVRELVKQSGFDRQLRSEMIPGAKRQTDVAITAAMARYSQTLYHPAGTCALGSVVDSNFRVAGIANLRVVDASLLPEPTTGNPTATLAMLACYAAKQLVRE from the coding sequence GTGAACTCTTCCCAACGCACTGTGTCGATTGCCGATTCAATCCCAACGGAGGTTGATCGTCCCGACGAATTCTCAAATGGAATGGTGATTCTGGGAGGTGGTTTGTGCGGCCTGCTCTTGGCTCATGAATTGGCGTCCTTGCTCGGGACCCGATTCGGCGCGGCCGCACCTCGCATTTGGGTGATTGAATCTCCTGGTGGCGAAGTTCCCGCGCGAGACCAACAGCGGCCTGTTCGCTGGCTGAGGTTGTTGGGTGGCGAAGCGGACTACCAATTCCGAACGCAACCTGCCGAAGCGTTGGCGGGGAGATCCATTCCTTGGCCACGCGGGAGAGGCTTGGGTGGCAGCGGGCGAATCAATTCGATGATTTGGTTCCCGCCGACCGCTGCCGATCTCCGATCGTTGGCAACGTCGCTTGTGCCAAAGCCGCAGTCCAATGACAACCGGTTGAGCGGCGACTCGCCGACCGATGCCGAGCAGCAACTTCAGCGAGCGTTTGATCGAGCCCAGGAAATCATTCGTCCCGAGCAAACCCGGTGGCTCAGCCCCACGAGCGAAGCGTTTTTGAAGGCAGTGTCAGGTCGCGTGAGTGGAAACTTCGCTGCCTACGATCGACTCAATCGAAATGGGCGGCGATGGACGGCCGTGGACGCGATCGCGGATTTGTGTCAGAGCAACGCGGTGGCGGCCAATCGGATCCGCGTCGTTCGTGCGGAGGTTTCTTCTTTGGAAATCAAGGACCGCGTGGTAACCGGTATCCGATGGTCGGATGGTCAAACGAGTCGGATTGCGAACGATGCGGAAGTTGTATCGTCACTGGGGGCGATTGCCTCGCCCACCTTGCTACATCGCAGCGGACTGACCAACCCACAGATCGGTGAGAATTTGCATGACCATCTGATCATGCCGGTTGTCCATTCACATGATGGCCAAGCGTTTTCAGATTCAACCCCTGACATGACCGCTTTGGCTCAGTGGCAACATGCAGGCGGGGGTTCGATTGCCTGCAACGTCGCTGAGTGCGGTGGTCTGGACGAAACGCATTGCTGGCAGTTGCATGTGACTCCCACCGATTACCTCCGGTTCCCGAATGACACTCGGCGCCCCGCGATGACCATCGGGGTCAACCTGACGCGTCCTCTTTCGCGCGGCCGAATCGATTGGACGTCGGATGAAACGCTCATTGACGCCGGCTACTGGAACGACGATCGCGACCGACTTGGATTGCTCGAAGGAGTCCGGTGGGTACGGGAGTTGGTGAAGCAATCCGGATTCGATCGGCAGTTGCGATCCGAAATGATTCCGGGTGCCAAGCGACAAACCGATGTTGCGATCACCGCCGCAATGGCTCGCTATTCACAAACGCTGTATCACCCTGCCGGCACGTGTGCGTTGGGGAGCGTCGTGGATTCCAACTTTCGCGTTGCTGGCATCGCGAATTTGCGCGTCGTCGACGCGTCTTTGTTGCCCGAACCAACCACGGGCAACCCGACCGCGACACTGGCGATGTTGGCTTGCTACGCCGCGAAGCAGTTGGTCCGCGAATGA
- a CDS encoding MBL fold metallo-hydrolase → MLARKPLFPGVIELNFQAGEVLGCNVYLIHDSNEWILIDIGYEETVDDFIEIIRGLDFPLSRCKTLVATHADVDHIQGLAKAKQILKTTISAHPNAVEPLTTGDTLKTLAVIEAQNLNMAMPPVEIENQINDGDIITVGKKQIEVWHTPGHTDSQLAFRIGDVLLSGDNLYRDGCIGAIDAHHGSDIRSFVQSLTRIRESDVKWLAPSHGPIFAKDNAMLDRVIERVRGYLHMADFGTLAEDWPLMNEWDEEVEQGILPDGWQAPTE, encoded by the coding sequence ATGCTCGCAAGAAAACCACTGTTTCCCGGCGTGATCGAGTTGAACTTTCAAGCTGGTGAAGTGCTTGGGTGCAACGTCTATTTGATCCACGATTCGAATGAGTGGATCCTGATTGACATTGGGTATGAAGAGACCGTCGATGACTTCATCGAAATCATTCGCGGCTTGGACTTTCCACTTTCACGCTGCAAGACCCTGGTCGCCACCCACGCCGATGTGGACCACATTCAGGGGTTGGCCAAAGCCAAGCAGATTTTGAAGACCACGATTTCGGCTCATCCCAACGCGGTGGAACCACTGACGACGGGCGACACGCTGAAAACCTTGGCGGTCATCGAAGCACAGAATTTGAACATGGCGATGCCTCCCGTTGAGATCGAAAACCAGATCAATGACGGAGACATCATCACGGTCGGCAAAAAACAAATTGAAGTCTGGCACACGCCCGGGCACACCGACAGCCAACTCGCGTTCCGAATCGGCGACGTGCTGTTGTCGGGTGACAACCTCTATCGTGACGGCTGCATCGGTGCGATCGACGCCCACCACGGCAGCGACATTCGATCGTTCGTCCAATCGCTCACCCGCATCCGCGAAAGTGATGTGAAGTGGTTGGCCCCGAGTCACGGTCCGATCTTCGCCAAAGACAATGCGATGCTGGATCGAGTCATCGAACGAGTCCGTGGCTACCTGCACATGGCTGACTTTGGAACACTCGCAGAAGATTGGCCGTTGATGAATGAGTGGGACGAAGAAGTCGAGCAAGGCATTTTGCCCGATGGATGGCAAGCTCCTACGGAGTGA